One candidate division WOR-3 bacterium genomic window, TTTTCCTAAAAAATATTCCGTTGAAAAAATAAAAATTAACTCCCTTAAAAAATTCATAAACAAATCTTCTAAATCTTCACCTTCAATACTAATCTCTCTTTCAATAACTTCTTCAACCTTTTCAATGTCAGTAAGATTATCCGTAACACAATAAAGGGCATTTAAAAAAAGTTCTTCAATTGTCTTGCCATAAATTTCAACACCCAAATCAGAAGTATGAGGAATTAATTTATATCTCATAAATTTTTATAAATCTTTGCCAATTGATAATAATGAGTAGCAGCATCTTTTATCATTTTAATATCTTCTTCTTTTAATTCTCTTTTCACACTGCCCGGCACGCCAGCAACCAAAGTATTCGCTGGAACAAGGAAATTCTCTTTAATAACACTACCAGCAGCAACTATTGAATTTTCACTTATCACCGCACCGTTTAAAATAATCGCTCCCATACCAATCATCACATTATCACCAATTTTACATCCGTGAATTATTGCCCGATGACCAATACTAACATAATTACCAATCTCTAAAATAAAACCTTTATCCGTATGTAAAACAGTATAATCTTGGATATTAGTATATTCACCAATTTTAATCTTTTCGGTATCTGCTCTGATTATTGTGCCAAACCAAATACTGCTACCTTTTCCAATTTCCACATCACCAATTATAATTGCATTAGGAGCAATATAAACCGAATCATCAATCTTTGGTTTCTTAGAAAGGAAATCCTTTATCATAAATATAAAATAACAAAAATAAAATTTATTTCAAATTTTCTAAAAATAGATTTGTTAAGAATGGTTAGCAAAAAATATAAAAGCACTAACTTAGGATATAAATATCTTATAAAATTGAAATCACTTTTTAGAAAATTATTCTATTTATTTCTAAAAATTTATACGGAGAATTTATTGATTTCTTAATTCTTATCATAAATTATTATATTTTCCTTTATTATCTTTTTATCAATAATAAGAATTAGTTACTATAATATCTCCTATACAGCTCCCTATTCAATAGAAAATAAAACCCTCCTGTCATATTAAAGTAGAGTTAATAAAAATTAAAATGATTTTCTTATTTATCTTTTAATAACTCCTTTAATACCTCCTCTTTTAATCTGTTTTTTAATACTTTTATCCTTTGATAATTATCTCTTACCATAATATCCCCTTCTATATATAAAACGAAAAACACCCCCTTTAGGTTACCACTTTTTTTAATTAAAATTTTTATTGTCTCATTTTATTAAGTAATTGAAATTATATAACTTACAATTAAAATAAATTTAATTCCAAAAACTGTCGCATTTCTCCTTCTTTTTTATTATCTTTACCATTCTTTCTTAATTAACTAAGTCATTTATTTTCAATAACTTAATTATCTTTTAAATCAATTAAATGGCACAGAATTTTTATATAAAAATTTATAAGTGGGATGCGTATTATGATGGTAAATGGTAAATTAATTCTAAAAAAAGTTTTATTCTCCCAAAGCATCTTCTTATCAACGGGAATAATGGTAATTGGTTTAGTTTTAAGTAAATCATTAGGTTTTTTAAGGGAAATATTTGTTGCGAAAATTTTTGGTGTTTCTTATTTGTGTGATGCCTATTTAATAGCAATTCTTTTTCCAATTTCCATTATGGGAGCGATAAGTCAAGCAATTGGAGTCTCTCTTATTCCGATATTTTCCAAAAAAGATTTCAATATTTATTACTTATATCTTTTGATTATTTCTTTTCTATCCTTTCTCATTTCCTTTATTGTTTATCTTTCGCCATCAATTGTTATTAATATTTTAGGACAGGGATTTCCTTTTGATGTAAAGGAAATTTCTAAATTCCTTTTGAAAAATATGGCACCGGCAATATTTTTCATTGGTGTTTCCGGATTTTTTAATGCCTTTTCTTATGTAAATAAGAATTATCTATTCCCTGCTCTTTCGGGAATTTTGTATAATCTCTCTTTAATCTTTGGTCTTACTGTTTTGTATAAGAATTTTAATCTTTTGGGTCTTTCCTGGGGAGTTAACATTGCCTCTTTTCTCTTTACCCTTTTACCAATTTTATTCTTCTTTAGAAAAAGACCAATTGAGAAAGATTTAAATATTTTCCGAGTCTTTTCCGAGACGAAAATATTATTCTTATCTTTTCTACCCTATCTTTTGGTAAGTTCCCTTTCTCAAATTAATGTAATGATTGACAAAATGATCGCTTCTTTTTTAAGTGAAGGAAGCATTTCGGCTTTAAATTTTGCTTACAAAATTGTTGAAACACCAATTTCGATATTTGGTTTTGCTTTAGCAACTGTTTTAATGCCTTTCTTTTCTGAAAAGGCTTATAATGGCGAAAAAGAAAAAATTGTTGAGACACTAAACAAATCTTTATCTTTCCTTTTCTATCTTATTATTCCGATAATAATTATTTTTTTATGGGCAAGTGAAACAATTGTAAAGATTGTTTATTTTCGTGGTGCCTTTGATGAAAAGGCATTATTTATGACCAAAGAATCATTAATCTTTTATTCTTTAGGACTTTTTGCCTATTGTAGTAATTTAATCCTTCTCCGTGTTTATTGGTCAATCAACAGAATTAAAATACCGATAATCGTAAGTATTTTCGCTTTGTTTCTCAATTTAATATTAGACTTGATTTTGGGCAAATTTTTATCTTATAGAGGATTGGCTTTAGCAACTTCTCTATCGGGTATTTTCCGTTTTGCTCTTTTACTTATCTTTCTCCAAGTTTATTTCCAAACAAATTTCCAATTGGCTAAGAATTTATTAAAGCCCCTTTTAGCAATTATTTTAAAAATAAAATTATGGTAACGAGTAAAAAAAGTTTAAATCTTATTTTTATTGGCTTTATTACCTTAATTCTTCTTTTGTTTTTTATTCTAACTCAAAAATATAATCTTTTAATCTCCTTTTCTTTATTTTTAATTCCGATAGCAATAGTTTTGATTTTCTTTTATCCGGAAATTGGCTTAAACCTAATGATTACTGAACCTCTTCTTTATTTTATTCTGCCAATTTTACCAATTGCTGAAGGTTTCAAAAGAGCAGGAATTATAATTTTTGTTTTTCTTATCCTTATCCTTACTTTCTTCTATTCTGTTTATAAAAAACCGCAAACTATTAACAATCTTTCTTATTTAATTAAAGAGCCAATTTATCTTTTATTAATTTTGATTGGTGTTGCTTTATTTATCAGTGTATTAAGATTACCTTTTGCCTTTTCCGAATATGGCTATGTAAAATTTTTCTCCTATCTTTTACTTTCTTTGCTACCCTCTTTTAGTTTACTATTTATCAAGGAAGATAAGAAATTAAAGAGATTTATTTACTTTTTAATTTTCTTCCTTTCCTTATTTTTTATCTACGTTCTCTTTAAAATATTAAGGGAAGGATTAGAAAATGTGTTAGAAAATGAAATTATTCCCTACCGCTTAGGTTTTTCTTTAAGTGTTGTTACCTTTGGTCGCTGGGCAGGAATTGGTGTCTTCTCCTTATTCCTTTTATTTTTCACCGAAAAAAATCGTTTAATAAAGATTTTATCTTTTATTTTGATACCTCTCTTCCTCTATCTTCTTTTATTATCCGGAACAAGAGGTGCAATCCTTGCTTTATTTGTTTGCCTATTTATCTTTTTCTTCTTAAAGATAAGAAACTTAAAAGAAAAAATTATCTTTGTTTTCTTATTTATCTTTCTCTTCTTTATTTTTTATTCTTTATTACCAACAATGATTGCGGAAAGATTAACCTATTTTGAAGACGAAAGTAGTATTAACCGCTTAGAAACCATCTCCCTTGCCTTTAAAAACTTTTTAGATTCGCCAATTCTTGGTAAAGGGTTGGGAAGTTTTCCTTATTATACTTACAATTTTCTCTATCCTCATAATATTTTTGCGGAATTTGCTTCCGAAACTGGTTTCTTGGGTTTAATTCCTTTTATTATTTATATTCTCCTTTGTTTCAAAAAAGTGTTTAAGAAATTTCAAGAAAAAAGTTTGATTTCTCTCTTTCCGGCTTTCCTTTTCATTTACGCTTTTATTCACAGCCAATTTTCTTTTGATATCGGCAATAACTTTTTACTATTTTTTGCTGGTGCTTTTTTAACTTTAAAAGGAGATAATAATGAGCAATAAAATTCTTATGTTAGAAGATATAAATTTAAAAACTTATGATGGTGCTACTGCCCATTTTTGGGGTGTTTATTCTGGCTTTAAAAAATTGAACATCTATCCTATTGTTCTTTTGCCAAAACCTTATCCCCAAGATAATAATTTTAAAAAGGATTTCCTATTCTATCCCTCTTTTGGTGATTACTCTAAAAAGTTAAGTAAACTTCGCTATTTAATTAGTCTCTTTTATTTTATCAAAATAATAGTTAAAAATAAAATAAAGATTATTTATTGTCGTTATACTCCTTTATTTACTCTCCATCTAATAATCGGCAAAATTATAAAAAGAAAAATAATTTTAGAAATAAACAACACATTAACCGATTTTAAAATTAGAAGGAATTTTAAAGATTTTGTTTATTCATTTATAAAAGGATTATATCTCATTTCTACAAAAATTGCTTCAAAAATAATCGTGGTTTCTTCCGGAATGAGAAAGGATTTAATAAAATTGAAAGTTAAAAAAGAGAAAATTTATCTTATCCCTAACGGCACAAATCCGGAAATTTTTAAACCAATTAAAATCAATAAAAATAATTCTCATTTCTATATCGGTTTAATTTCTAAAATAGATAATTACCATGATTTCCAAAAGATAATTGAGGTTGGTGAATTATTAAAAGATTACAAAGATATTAAATTTTTAATCGTTGGCAAATTAGAAAAGAAAGAAATAATAAATTTAATAAAAGATAAAAATCTTTCTGATAAATTTATCTTTTTAGGCGAAATTCCTTATGAGAAAGCACCGCTCTATATCAACCAATTTGATATTGCCTTATTATCAACACCTAAAAATCTCTGCGGCTATACTTCACCAATTAAACTTTTTGATTATGCTGGCTGCGGCCGAATAATTCTCTGCGATAAAGAACTTATTAAAAAAGAGAAAAGTTTAAAAGGCATCCCAATTATTCCTTATAGTTCCGCAGAGGATTTAAGAAATAAAATTTTAGCAATTAAAAATAAATATGAATATTATTTAGAAAATTATGGACGAAAAGCGAGGCTCGCCGTTTTAAAAAGATATAATTGGATAAAAATCTGCGAAAAATCTTTAAAAGGGATTTATAAAAAAGATTCTTCTAATATTAAGAAAGAAAAACCAGTTATTTTACAAGTAATTGGCAATTTAAGTGGTGGTGGTGCCCAAAGCCTGCTTTTAAATTTCTTAAAGGAGAAAGAAGCAAAAAAATTTGAATATCATATTTTTACTTTAAAGAAAAAGTATTCGTTAAAGACATTTATATCACTAATTAAAACAATAAAAAAACTGAAACCAAAAATTATCCACGCCCATCTCTTTCCGGAATTATATTATACTGCCTTTGCCTCTTTCTTTTATAAAAAAGCAAAATATATTTATACCGAGCATAATATTTTTAACCGCCGACAAAAATATAAAATCCTCTATCCCTTAGAAAAATTTGTCTATCGGCGATACGATAAAATTATTGCCTGTGCCAATATGGTAAAAGAAAGATTAATCTCTTATTTACCCNNNNNNNNNNNNNNNNNNNNNNNNNNNNNNNNNNNNNNNNNNNNNNNNNNNNNNNNNNNNNNNNNNNNNNNNNNNNNNNNNNNNNNNNNNNNNNNNNNCATAATATTTTTAACCGCCGACAAAAATATAAAATCCTCTATCCCTTAGAAAAATTTGTCTATCGGCGATACGATAAAATTATTGCCTGTGCCAATATGGTAAAAGAAAGATTAATCTCTTATTTACCCTCTTTAAAAGAAAGGATTATTACTATCCAAAATGGGTTTTCTTTAAAGGAAAAAGAGATGAAAGAAAGCAAAGAAAAAAGTGATCTTATCTTTATTGGCCGATTAGAAGAACAGAAAGGAGTAGATATTTTATTAAAAGCATTAAAGATTTTAAAAGAAGAAAAAATAACTCCAAAGACTTTTATAGTTGGCTACGGAAGCCAGGAGGAAATATTGAAAGATTATTGTAAAAAAGAAGGTTTAATTAATGTTAATTTTCTCTCTAAAAGAAACGATGCCCTTTCTTTGTTAAAGGCAAGCAAGATTTTTGTTTTACCCTCTCGTTGGGAAGGTCTACCAATTACTATTTTAGAAGCAGCCTCTTTGAAAAAACCAATTATTACTACGGATGCTGGGGGAATAAAAGAAGTATTAAATGAAGATGAAGCAATCTTTGTTGAAAAGGATAATCCGCTTTCTTTAAGTGCGGCAATCAAAAATCTCCTTTTCAACGAAAATTTACAAAGAGAACTTGGCGAAAGGGCTTTTTCTAAAGTAAACAACCATTTCTCAATAAAAACTTTTAGCAAGAAATTGACCAATTTATATGAGGAATTAATAAAAATATGAAGAAAAAGAGAATTATCCATATTTTAGGTGGTTCCAAATTTGGTGGGATTATTTATTATCTTACTTATTTAATTGAAAGACAACTAAAAGAAGGCTATGATGTTTCCATTTTGGCAGAAAATGAAAAGGTTAAAGAGTATTTCAGAAAAAACTTTCCTAATGTAAAGATTGTTGATACCCATAATGCTTACCGGCGAGAAATTTCTCCTCTTTACGATCTTCTTGCTTTAATAAGAACAATAAAAGTTTTAAAGAATTATGATATTGTCCATACCCATACTTCTAAAGGTGGTTTTATTGGCCGGTTAGCAGCAAAAATAAGAAGAATAAAACTGATTATTCATACTGCCCATGGCTTTGCTTTCCATGAATATTCCTCTCCAATAACCACTTTCTTTTATTCTCTCTTAGAAAGGTTAGCCTCTTATTGGTGTAATAAAATTATTCTTCTTAACAAAAAAGATTGGGAATTAGCAAAAAAATATAATATCGGCAATGAAAAAAAATTAGTGTTGATTTATAATGGGATTGATTACCAAAGGATTAAAAATATCCTACCAAATTTCGCTATTCGTCAAAAATTTAATTTAAATGAAGAAGACTTTTTAATTACTTTTGTTGGACGACTTTCAAAACAAAAAAATCCGGAGGTCTTAATTTGGGCAATTAAAGAATTATTAAAAGAAAAAATAGATAGAAAAATCTTTCTCTTATTAATTGGTGAAGATATGGGGATGAAAGAGCGATTAATAAAATTGATTGATAATTTTAAAATAAATGATTACGTTGGCTTCTTAGATTTTATCTCCAATCCAATAGCAATAATTAAAGCTAGTGATTGTTTTGTTCTGCCTTCTCTTTGGGAAGGGATGCCCATCGCTTTATTAGAAGCAATGGCGAGTGGCATACCAATTATCGCTTCTAATATTAAAGGAAATAACGAAATAATAACTGATGGTGTAAATGGTTTTCTTTTTTCACCAAACAATTATCAAGAATTAAAAGAAAAAATTTTTTTATTAATGAAAAATCAACAATTAAGAGAAAAAATTTCCTTTCAAGCCAAAGAAGATGTTAAAAGAAAATTTAACAAAGAAAAATTT contains:
- a CDS encoding glycosyltransferase family 4 protein: HNIFNRRQKYKILYPLEKFVYRRYDKIIACANMVKERLISYLPSLKERIITIQNGFSLKEKEMKESKEKSDLIFIGRLEEQKGVDILLKALKILKEEKITPKTFIVGYGSQEEILKDYCKKEGLINVNFLSKRNDALSLLKASKIFVLPSRWEGLPITILEAASLKKPIITTDAGGIKEVLNEDEAIFVEKDNPLSLSAAIKNLLFNENLQRELGERAFSKVNNHFSIKTFSKKLTNLYEELIKI
- a CDS encoding O-antigen ligase family protein, with the protein product MVTSKKSLNLIFIGFITLILLLFFILTQKYNLLISFSLFLIPIAIVLIFFYPEIGLNLMITEPLLYFILPILPIAEGFKRAGIIIFVFLILILTFFYSVYKKPQTINNLSYLIKEPIYLLLILIGVALFISVLRLPFAFSEYGYVKFFSYLLLSLLPSFSLLFIKEDKKLKRFIYFLIFFLSLFFIYVLFKILREGLENVLENEIIPYRLGFSLSVVTFGRWAGIGVFSLFLLFFTEKNRLIKILSFILIPLFLYLLLLSGTRGAILALFVCLFIFFFLKIRNLKEKIIFVFLFIFLFFIFYSLLPTMIAERLTYFEDESSINRLETISLAFKNFLDSPILGKGLGSFPYYTYNFLYPHNIFAEFASETGFLGLIPFIIYILLCFKKVFKKFQEKSLISLFPAFLFIYAFIHSQFSFDIGNNFLLFFAGAFLTLKGDNNEQ
- a CDS encoding gamma carbonic anhydrase family protein gives rise to the protein MIKDFLSKKPKIDDSVYIAPNAIIIGDVEIGKGSSIWFGTIIRADTEKIKIGEYTNIQDYTVLHTDKGFILEIGNYVSIGHRAIIHGCKIGDNVMIGMGAIILNGAVISENSIVAAGSVIKENFLVPANTLVAGVPGSVKRELKEEDIKMIKDAATHYYQLAKIYKNL
- a CDS encoding archease → MRYKLIPHTSDLGVEIYGKTIEELFLNALYCVTDNLTDIEKVEEVIEREISIEGEDLEDLFMNFLRELIFIFSTEYFLGKNIKNLQIEKDYKKLTGILVGEKFNKEKHPIKIELKTPTYHLFSIKKEDIYKATVIFDV
- a CDS encoding glycosyltransferase, with protein sequence MSNKILMLEDINLKTYDGATAHFWGVYSGFKKLNIYPIVLLPKPYPQDNNFKKDFLFYPSFGDYSKKLSKLRYLISLFYFIKIIVKNKIKIIYCRYTPLFTLHLIIGKIIKRKIILEINNTLTDFKIRRNFKDFVYSFIKGLYLISTKIASKIIVVSSGMRKDLIKLKVKKEKIYLIPNGTNPEIFKPIKINKNNSHFYIGLISKIDNYHDFQKIIEVGELLKDYKDIKFLIVGKLEKKEIINLIKDKNLSDKFIFLGEIPYEKAPLYINQFDIALLSTPKNLCGYTSPIKLFDYAGCGRIILCDKELIKKEKSLKGIPIIPYSSAEDLRNKILAIKNKYEYYLENYGRKARLAVLKRYNWIKICEKSLKGIYKKDSSNIKKEKPVILQVIGNLSGGGAQSLLLNFLKEKEAKKFEYHIFTLKKKYSLKTFISLIKTIKKLKPKIIHAHLFPELYYTAFASFFYKKAKYIYTEHNIFNRRQKYKILYPLEKFVYRRYDKIIACANMVKERLISYLP
- a CDS encoding sugar transferase, whose protein sequence is MKKKRIIHILGGSKFGGIIYYLTYLIERQLKEGYDVSILAENEKVKEYFRKNFPNVKIVDTHNAYRREISPLYDLLALIRTIKVLKNYDIVHTHTSKGGFIGRLAAKIRRIKLIIHTAHGFAFHEYSSPITTFFYSLLERLASYWCNKIILLNKKDWELAKKYNIGNEKKLVLIYNGIDYQRIKNILPNFAIRQKFNLNEEDFLITFVGRLSKQKNPEVLIWAIKELLKEKIDRKIFLLLIGEDMGMKERLIKLIDNFKINDYVGFLDFISNPIAIIKASDCFVLPSLWEGMPIALLEAMASGIPIIASNIKGNNEIITDGVNGFLFSPNNYQELKEKIFLLMKNQQLREKISFQAKEDVKRKFNKEKFQEETMKVYKEEIKKELKPRKIYSPYLNSLGKRFFDIIFACFLLIFSLPLFIIITFIQLFYFREKIFFSQKRRGKEFKIFNIYKFRTMKINAPSLKREDGSSLYLKNDPRVTPFGKILRIFGLDELPQIINVLKGEMSVVGPRPDEVLPLEIYENKNKFLARPGLVSLTIINGRNRLSLKERNQLEEFYVKKASFLLDLKIILKTILVILKKEGIYNQEVCDEKCLSFNLKWRRRNEKISYSS
- the murJ gene encoding murein biosynthesis integral membrane protein MurJ; translation: MMVNGKLILKKVLFSQSIFLSTGIMVIGLVLSKSLGFLREIFVAKIFGVSYLCDAYLIAILFPISIMGAISQAIGVSLIPIFSKKDFNIYYLYLLIISFLSFLISFIVYLSPSIVINILGQGFPFDVKEISKFLLKNMAPAIFFIGVSGFFNAFSYVNKNYLFPALSGILYNLSLIFGLTVLYKNFNLLGLSWGVNIASFLFTLLPILFFFRKRPIEKDLNIFRVFSETKILFLSFLPYLLVSSLSQINVMIDKMIASFLSEGSISALNFAYKIVETPISIFGFALATVLMPFFSEKAYNGEKEKIVETLNKSLSFLFYLIIPIIIIFLWASETIVKIVYFRGAFDEKALFMTKESLIFYSLGLFAYCSNLILLRVYWSINRIKIPIIVSIFALFLNLILDLILGKFLSYRGLALATSLSGIFRFALLLIFLQVYFQTNFQLAKNLLKPLLAIILKIKLW